Sequence from the Triticum urartu cultivar G1812 unplaced genomic scaffold, Tu2.1 TuUngrouped_contig_5502, whole genome shotgun sequence genome:
TCTCCAAACAGTTGAACCCAACCCCCCGTTTCAAGCCTCAAATCCTATATCTTGCCTGTATATGGATCTCCTTATACCTGCAATTCTGAACCTCCCTTTCACTTCTTCAATGCACATTCGGCCCAATCACTAGCTAATTTTGCGGTGCTTTCCTTCAGCTGATGCATTAATCAACACTGGTTTGGCGAAATTGGGCTACAAATATGTTAACATCGGTATGGATTGCTCTCTGGACCATATTTCCCATGACATGTTGGACACAAGTACTAGAATATTTTTAGCAGAATATTGTTTACTCAAATATGTTTTCCATCTCTTGTTTCAGATGATTGCTGGGCAGAATTAAACAGGGATTACCAGGTAAGGAGATAAACTTGAGCATTTCTAACCATCCCTATCATTTTCAGTATAGTGCAACGTATTGCAGAATTATGTTTTTAATACAATTCAACAAATCCATCTAAACATTAGTAAAAAACAATTGCTTGTCCATACTAGTTTGAAGATAATATTAAACGTTTTAGAACCAGAAGATTAGTTATATGTATaccatttttattttatttctgtGAGTACTGATAACGTGGTATCATGATTTCTCAGGGTAACATGGTTCCAAATAAAAGAACATTCCCCTCTGGCATCAAGGCGCTTGCAGATTATGTGCACGCGAAAGGGTTGAAGCTCGGCATCTACAGTGATGCTGGGTATGCTAGCTATCCAATTCATCATAAAAGTAACACTAATTTGTTCTTACAGTGTAGCAACTAAACTCTTCATTGGCCCAAGAAAACTAGAATTTGTAAATATGATAAAATGGCAATGCACTAAACTAACTGGCACCATGCATGTATTGCAGGACACAAACATGCAGTAACAAAATGCCAGGATCACTCGATCACGAAGAGCAAGATGTCAAGACGTTTGCGTCTTGGGTATTACCCCTTATATATAATTACTTACCTGATGGCTCATGCCAAACCAACACTGACACCAGAAACCCTGATGTTCTTGTAATTCTTGCCTTCTTGTCTCCAGGGAGTTGATTATCTGAAGTACGACAACTGCAACGATGCTGGCAGGAACGTCAAGGAAAGGTACGGAGACAATACCTAGAACTGCGTGCGGCATGAACAGTGCAATGTTTCTTATGTCTTAGTTTGTGAAGTAATTTGCCATGGTTGATGCAGATACACTAGGATGAGCAACGCCATGAAGAAATACGGGAAGAACATCTTCTTCTCACTCTGCGAATGGTGAGTCTGCTTGTCATAACATTTTAGGATGGAAAGGATAAACGTCAAGCATTGGTCATTCACTCTTCTGCGTTTTTGCTGTTTAGGGGAGTCGAAAACCCTGCTACATGGGCACGTGGCATGGGTGGTAATAGTTGGAGGACAACCGGCGACATTGCTGACAACTGGGACAGGTGCTGCCTAATTGATCAACTCAGGGATTTTGGTCAAGTACAGCTATACTAGAATTAGCAGGACTGATCATTGTTATCTTTTTACTTCAGCATGACATCACGCGCAGACCAGAATGACAGATGGGCCTCCTACGCTGGACCTGGTGGATGGAACGGTAAGTGTTTCAGAGGAATCTGTCCCAGTATTATTGTTGATTGCCTAACGATTTGTTAGCTTGGAACTGATCGATAGACAATGTTCTCCTCCGATATCAGATCCTGATATGCTTGAAGTTGGAAATGGCGGGATGTCTGAAGCTGAGTACCGCTCGCACTTCAGCATCTGGGCACTTGCAAAGGTATTACCCATTTTGTCCCATGTATGAGTACTGTTGTTTCGATTCTCAAAAAGGAATTCTGCATTTCCTCACCGCAACCTGCCTCTGAGTTGTGTAGGCTCCTCTTCTTCTTGGGTGCGACGTGCGCTCGATGAGCCCGCAGACAAAGAACATAATCAGCAATACGGAGGTCATCGCTGTCAACCAAGGCAAGCATTCTCTTACACGTATTTGCGCATGATACCTTCTTCATATGGGATTTTCAGTGTACTCATATTACAGTTGTATGAACAGATAGACTTGGCGTGCAGGGAAAGAAGGTGCAATCCGATGGTGGTTTGGAGGTATTGCTCAATTCAAATATCTTAGTAGTGGCTTCCATGATGAGATTTCTGAAACTGAAACTGGGGAGATAATTTTCTAGGTTTGGGCCGGACCACTCAGCGGCAACAGAAAGGTGGTGGTTCTATGGAATAGGCAGGGGCACCAAGCAACCATCACCACACACTGGTCAAAAGTCGGGCTTCCGGTATCCGCGGCTGTCACCGCTCGCGATCTATGGGCGGTAAGCTTGCTTTCTTCAGAACTCAGTGCTTATCCTTGACAATCCACTACACATTCCAGTGTTTCATCATCACAAAAACTTCCGTCTTGTGGCACAGCACTCGTCATTCTCCGCTCAGGGGCAGCTATCTGCATCAGTGGCGCCTCATGACTGCAAGATGTACATCCTGACACCAAAGTAAATGTAGACAAAAGCATAGCAACTCGATCGATTTGGTTATATGACGTTTGAAATCAGCTACAACAGTATGTAAAGTGCTGTGAAAATGTCGGTGCGTTTGTTTCTGTAGTTGCAAGTTGTAATGGAAGTTGCAGCAATAAAAAATGGGTTCCGTAGCACTATCTTCTACAATGGGGTTTCTCCCTGGAATTCTTGTTTTCAGCCAACCAAACGTATATTACTGCATGACAGCAAAAGGGCTGTTGCTATATGAACtgagaaaaaaaatcatttttcTTGCGTGAAACCTTTAGAGCTTTTGCCTTTTATTCAACAAAAGCGTTCCTAGGACAGTCAACCAAGAGGGTGCTGCAGGAACGGAAGCTGTGAATCAGTGTCCAAAATGCTTTGCACAAAGATGGGCCGGTAAATTTGCGGATCTAGTTACATGTTGAATTACAAAGTGGGTACAACGTAAAGTTAGCTCCCTGATTTTCAGCAAGGCTGGGTGCCACAACAGAGGGTTCATTGTGGCGAGAATTCCAAAGGTTGACCAAAGCTAAACAGTCGGTCTCCATTATGACATGAGTTGATCTCTCAGATTTGCAAAAAGAACACCTTCTTGAAGTGACAATGTCTCTATGATGAGGGGATCAGTCACCCCTGCATGTGGTTTGCTCCAACCACCCAGCAAGCCTCTCGATGAGCAAGGAACACAGCCAGTCCCTCCTCAGAACCGTGACTAATAGCACCATCTACATTGATCTTTAAGGAAGGCGCATGAGCGTGCTCCAACCATGTTCGGGTAACACATTCCCCTGCTGCTTCGGTATGTCCAGAAGCAGCAGGTCTTCTTTGATCCTTCTTACAGATGCATCTGGTTCCAACTTCTCTTGATCTTGTCCACATCTATCCCTTGACCTCCATAGCGCCCACATAACATAGAAATATTTTGCTCTCACCCCGTCACCCGATCTGACCGGGGATCACATATTAAAACATTGCGAGCCCACACGTGTTAGGATGCAGTCTTGCTAGCTTGAAACTGAACCAACTTTGAGCTTCATCCCAAAATATTTTTGCAAGTAAGCAGTGGACTAGTGCATTTACTAGGTCTTTCTTCATAAAAATACAAACATTGCATCTATCACTCTCCTTTCTATGGCTGCGTTTTGGAGCTTCATCTGGGAAAAATACCAATTAGTACACAGTGGCAGCTTCTTCCCTTCTCCGGTGGCAGCTCTCTTCCGCTTCTTCTTTGTCATGGCGGTGGGCGGATCTTGGCTCGAGGCAcgagctctctccttcctattgGTCTTGCCCATGATAACGGCGGCGCTAAAGGATCAAGGATTGCGTGGGTGAATCGCGAGAAACTGGCGACGGCGGCACAAGCAAAGAAACCAGAGGCGGAGGGTTGAAATGGAGAAGACGAGGCAATTTTTCCTTCTTATAAGCCGTCCTGAAACCAAACGGGCGGACATCACGATGTGACACGTGTGGCGTGTTTTGTTCGTGTCCTCGTCCGAACATGCCTGGCCTGAAGCCATCCTGGAACTTGCCTGCACATTGTTTGGTTTGTATCCTGATGAAGAAAAAGGTGCTAGCCTGGTGAAAAGTTGCTGGCCTTGCTTAGCCTGGCCCAGGCAATTGAAACCGGACGCCTGGGTTCAGTAACCACAGCTGCTTGGGTCAAATA
This genomic interval carries:
- the LOC125529305 gene encoding alpha-galactosidase-like, translated to MVHASSPSLLLVLLVAVVAGGGARLPVDAARNATLGELRVKNGLGRTPQMGWNSWNHFYCGISEGVIRETADALINTGLAKLGYKYVNIDDCWAELNRDYQGNMVPNKRTFPSGIKALADYVHAKGLKLGIYSDAGTQTCSNKMPGSLDHEEQDVKTFASWGVDYLKYDNCNDAGRNVKERYTRMSNAMKKYGKNIFFSLCEWGVENPATWARGMGGNSWRTTGDIADNWDSMTSRADQNDRWASYAGPGGWNDPDMLEVGNGGMSEAEYRSHFSIWALAKAPLLLGCDVRSMSPQTKNIISNTEVIAVNQDRLGVQGKKVQSDGGLEVWAGPLSGNRKVVVLWNRQGHQATITTHWSKVGLPVSAAVTARDLWAHSSFSAQGQLSASVAPHDCKMYILTPK